The following proteins come from a genomic window of Phnomibacter ginsenosidimutans:
- a CDS encoding OmpA family protein yields the protein MKTLRLLFFLLLFHFSGNAQWYNPEKVNSKLQFMYSGAIEQLTDGQFAAGKALLVKALKQDPKFVDAWLSLAGACGQQKQYDSAILCYETGIALDSIYSRDYYLPYSINLAGAGRFEEAQHIIQRYLNLPNLHPRSKQAATYRSGTYAFALQAIANNKSSKEFHPLNLGDSINSNRSEYYPSFTIDDSRLVFTRRGNGFREDFYQAFKTDDGYSLAKPIAGPLNEEESKGGLMISQDGSWLIFAGNFEEGFGDFDLYICYADNNGWSEPFNLGSNINTEFWESSPTLSPDKQTLYFSSNRPGGFGGKDLYAVKRLSNGQWSKAENMGPNFNTTSDELAPFIHADNQTLYFTSGGHPGYGGSDIYVSRKGPGGQWSVPQNLGFPINTIEDDGSLSVAADGKTAFFASARSDSRGALDLYRFELPEYDRPFKTLWVKGVVQDAETKKGLPSAIELKNLNSGEVLQKVVTDETGNYLVTLPVGNDYSFTVNRQGYLFYSDRFELAAQPADSTYTNNILLQPIRINSSLELKNILYETNSFQLNPSSYVELDKLVQLLQDNPSVKVRINGHTDNVGKPADNLLLSTNRAKSVVAYLASKGVAATRLTAKGFGSSKPIADNSTEAGRAKNRRTELQIVGL from the coding sequence ATGAAAACGCTTCGTCTGTTGTTCTTTTTATTGCTCTTCCACTTTTCAGGAAATGCCCAATGGTACAATCCAGAAAAAGTAAACAGCAAGCTGCAGTTTATGTACAGCGGCGCCATTGAGCAGCTCACCGATGGTCAGTTTGCTGCAGGCAAAGCATTGTTGGTAAAAGCATTGAAGCAAGACCCCAAATTTGTAGATGCCTGGCTGAGTTTGGCAGGCGCCTGCGGACAGCAAAAGCAATACGACAGTGCCATTCTGTGCTACGAAACAGGCATTGCACTCGACAGCATTTACAGTCGTGATTATTACCTGCCCTACTCCATCAACCTTGCTGGTGCCGGGCGTTTTGAAGAAGCGCAACACATTATTCAACGCTACCTAAACCTGCCCAACCTGCACCCCCGCAGCAAACAAGCCGCCACATATCGGTCGGGCACTTATGCATTTGCTTTGCAAGCCATTGCCAACAACAAAAGCAGCAAGGAATTTCATCCGCTCAATTTGGGCGATAGCATCAATAGCAATCGCAGCGAATACTATCCATCCTTCACGATTGATGATAGCCGTTTGGTATTTACCCGCAGGGGCAATGGCTTTCGCGAAGATTTTTATCAGGCGTTCAAAACCGACGATGGCTACAGCTTGGCCAAGCCTATTGCGGGACCGCTCAACGAAGAAGAATCGAAAGGTGGATTGATGATTTCGCAGGATGGCAGCTGGCTCATTTTTGCCGGCAATTTTGAAGAAGGCTTTGGCGATTTTGATTTGTACATCTGCTACGCCGACAACAATGGCTGGAGCGAACCCTTCAATTTGGGCAGCAATATCAACACGGAGTTTTGGGAGAGCAGTCCTACGCTGAGCCCAGATAAACAAACTTTGTATTTCAGCAGTAACCGGCCCGGTGGTTTTGGTGGCAAAGATTTGTATGCCGTGAAAAGATTGTCCAATGGCCAATGGAGCAAGGCCGAAAACATGGGGCCCAATTTCAATACTACTTCTGATGAATTGGCACCGTTTATTCATGCCGATAATCAAACCTTGTACTTCACTTCGGGCGGACATCCCGGCTATGGTGGCAGCGATATTTATGTGAGCCGTAAAGGACCCGGCGGCCAGTGGAGTGTGCCGCAAAACCTAGGCTTCCCCATCAATACCATTGAAGATGATGGCAGCCTGAGTGTAGCGGCCGATGGCAAAACCGCCTTCTTTGCCAGTGCCCGTAGCGATAGCCGTGGTGCATTGGATTTGTATCGTTTTGAACTGCCTGAATACGACAGGCCGTTTAAAACCTTATGGGTAAAAGGCGTGGTGCAAGATGCCGAAACGAAAAAAGGTTTGCCCTCTGCCATTGAATTGAAAAACCTGAACAGCGGTGAAGTGTTGCAAAAAGTGGTCACTGATGAAACGGGCAATTATCTTGTGACATTGCCTGTGGGCAATGATTATTCTTTCACGGTAAACAGACAGGGGTATTTGTTTTACAGCGATCGGTTTGAACTGGCAGCACAACCAGCTGACAGCACTTACACCAACAACATTTTGTTGCAACCCATCCGCATCAATAGCTCATTGGAGTTGAAGAATATTTTATACGAAACCAACTCCTTCCAACTCAACCCCAGCTCTTATGTAGAACTCGATAAACTGGTGCAATTGCTGCAAGACAATCCTTCGGTAAAAGTGCGGATCAACGGGCATACCGATAATGTGGGCAAGCCCGCCGACAACCTGCTGCTGAGTACCAACCGGGCCAAAAGTGTGGTAGCCTATTTGGCAAGCAAAGGTGTGGCTGCAACCCGCCTGACGGCAAAAGGCTTTGGTAGCAGCAAACCCATTGCAGACAACAGCACAGAAGCAGGTCGGGCAAAAAACCGCCGCACAGAATTGCAGATTGTGGGTTTGTAG
- a CDS encoding DUF1800 domain-containing protein produces the protein MDRRDFFRTSINTGDEATATTLPAPPPPPTNRDVRLQSGVQLYGGAWGKNELIHLLKRTMFGARKADVDFFSGQSMSAVVDALLTVPGNTSTVPVKVYTPNAQTTPANDPDLALAQGQPWVTVHTNDGSVNSGRRAAFKAWWVGQMVNQERNIQEKMVLFWHNHFATETVDISYGIGCYQHNVLLRKYALGNFKEMVKAITLDPAMLRYLNGEKNLKNAPDENYARELQELFTLGKGPDSKYTEEDVKQAARVLTGFRIKYADVTSYFDANQHDTGNKTFSSFYNNKIITGKTGANGAQELDELLDMIFAQPEVAKHIVRKLYRWFVYYDIDTQVEADVITPLANLFRQSNYEIKPVMAALLKSEHFFDPLNQGCQIKSPADLVIGAVREFNVQFPVATDFANNYTMWSWLQTNTTNQQQNIGDPPDVSGWKAYYQEPQFYEIWINSDTLPKRNQFTDTMIINGYTRNGQTIRFDAIAFAKTLPNPGDPNTLIDDSLLYLYRIPLSVASKTQIKKDILLSGQSDDHYWTDAWSFYMANPNDNMAMTTVRNRLRSLYQYFMNLAEYQLA, from the coding sequence ATGGATCGGAGAGATTTCTTCCGTACATCAATCAATACCGGTGATGAGGCTACTGCAACTACCTTGCCAGCGCCCCCTCCGCCACCCACCAACCGCGACGTCCGGCTACAATCCGGCGTACAATTGTACGGCGGCGCCTGGGGTAAAAACGAACTCATTCATTTGCTCAAGCGAACCATGTTTGGTGCCCGAAAAGCAGATGTAGATTTTTTCAGCGGACAGTCGATGTCGGCCGTGGTAGATGCATTGCTCACGGTGCCGGGCAATACCAGCACCGTGCCGGTAAAAGTGTATACGCCCAATGCGCAAACCACACCGGCCAACGATCCGGATTTGGCATTAGCACAAGGACAGCCCTGGGTGACGGTGCATACCAACGATGGCTCTGTGAACAGTGGCCGACGGGCGGCTTTCAAAGCCTGGTGGGTAGGGCAAATGGTGAATCAGGAGCGAAACATTCAGGAGAAAATGGTGCTGTTTTGGCACAATCATTTTGCTACAGAAACGGTGGACATCAGCTACGGCATTGGTTGCTATCAACACAATGTATTGCTGCGCAAATATGCATTGGGCAACTTTAAGGAAATGGTGAAAGCCATTACGCTGGACCCGGCCATGCTGCGCTACCTCAATGGTGAAAAGAATTTGAAAAATGCTCCTGATGAAAACTATGCCCGTGAGTTGCAGGAGTTATTTACATTGGGCAAAGGACCCGACAGCAAATACACAGAAGAAGATGTAAAGCAAGCAGCCAGAGTGCTCACTGGTTTTCGAATAAAGTATGCCGATGTAACCAGCTATTTTGATGCCAATCAACACGACACTGGTAACAAAACTTTCAGCAGTTTTTACAACAACAAAATCATTACAGGAAAAACCGGAGCCAACGGTGCACAGGAATTGGATGAGCTGCTCGATATGATTTTTGCGCAGCCAGAAGTGGCGAAACACATTGTGCGAAAACTATATCGCTGGTTTGTGTATTACGATATTGATACGCAAGTAGAAGCTGATGTGATAACGCCTTTGGCCAACCTCTTCCGCCAAAGCAATTATGAAATAAAACCGGTGATGGCGGCCTTGCTCAAAAGCGAACATTTTTTTGACCCACTCAATCAGGGATGCCAGATAAAGAGCCCGGCCGATTTGGTGATTGGTGCGGTTCGTGAGTTCAATGTGCAGTTTCCGGTGGCGACCGATTTTGCCAACAACTATACTATGTGGAGTTGGCTGCAAACAAACACTACCAATCAACAGCAAAACATTGGCGACCCGCCAGATGTAAGTGGTTGGAAAGCTTATTATCAGGAGCCACAGTTTTACGAAATCTGGATCAACAGCGACACGCTGCCGAAGCGCAATCAGTTTACTGATACGATGATCATCAATGGCTATACCCGTAACGGCCAAACCATTCGTTTTGATGCCATTGCTTTTGCCAAAACGCTGCCCAATCCCGGCGACCCGAATACATTGATTGATGATTCGCTGTTGTATCTCTACCGCATTCCATTGAGTGTGGCTTCAAAAACACAAATCAAAAAAGATATTCTGCTCAGTGGTCAGTCCGATGATCATTACTGGACCGATGCATGGAGTTTTTACATGGCCAATCCCAACGATAATATGGCCATGACCACCGTACGCAACAGGCTGCGTAGTTTGTATCAATATTTCATGAACCTGGCCGAATACCAGTTGGCATAA
- the guaB gene encoding IMP dehydrogenase: protein MATKKSPLTKSVDKFFGEGLTFDDVLLVPAYSQVLPREVDIKTRLTKNITLNIPIISAAMDTVTEWQLAIALAREGGIGILHKNMSIEQQAEQVRKVKRSESGLIIDPVTMHEEATIGDALKLMADNKIGGIPIVDSKNKLTGILTNRDLRFEDNPRKKIKQVMTSEGLITAPEGTDLVGARKILSKYKVEKLPVVKKDGTLVGLITYRDIQKVQNYPNAVKDAYGRLLVGAALGITGDMLERAEALMKIGVDVVTLDSAHGHSKGVIDALKTLKKNFKNLQVIAGNVGTAAGAKALADAGADCVKVGIGPGSICTTRIVAGAGVPQITAVMEASAALKAKGVPVIADGGIRYTGDLVKALVAGASTVMMGGVFAGTEESPGDTIIYEGRKFKQYRGMGSIGAMQKGSGDRYFQDVEDGIKKLVPEGIEGRVAYKGHLSEVIHQYTGGLRAGMGYCGAADINTLQEKAQFVRITSAGIKESHAHDIEITREAPNYSR from the coding sequence ATGGCAACAAAAAAATCTCCCCTTACCAAGTCTGTCGATAAGTTTTTTGGCGAAGGCCTCACCTTCGACGATGTACTATTGGTGCCTGCCTACAGCCAGGTACTGCCCCGTGAAGTGGACATCAAAACCCGCCTCACCAAAAACATTACCCTCAACATTCCCATCATTAGTGCCGCCATGGACACAGTGACCGAATGGCAACTGGCCATTGCGCTGGCCCGGGAGGGTGGCATTGGCATTCTGCACAAAAACATGAGCATTGAGCAGCAGGCCGAGCAGGTAAGAAAGGTGAAACGCAGCGAAAGTGGCTTGATCATCGACCCCGTAACGATGCACGAAGAAGCTACCATTGGCGATGCACTGAAGCTGATGGCCGACAACAAAATTGGCGGCATTCCCATTGTAGACAGCAAGAACAAACTGACGGGTATTCTCACTAACCGCGACCTGCGGTTTGAAGATAACCCCCGCAAAAAAATAAAGCAGGTAATGACCAGCGAAGGTCTCATTACCGCACCAGAAGGCACCGACCTGGTGGGTGCCCGCAAAATTTTGAGCAAGTACAAAGTGGAGAAACTGCCCGTGGTAAAAAAAGACGGCACTCTGGTGGGCCTCATTACGTACCGCGATATTCAGAAAGTGCAGAACTATCCTAATGCAGTAAAAGACGCTTACGGCCGACTGCTGGTAGGCGCTGCACTGGGTATTACCGGCGATATGCTGGAACGTGCCGAAGCCCTCATGAAAATAGGCGTGGATGTGGTAACCCTCGACAGTGCCCACGGCCACAGCAAGGGCGTAATTGATGCGCTGAAAACACTCAAGAAGAATTTTAAAAACTTGCAGGTAATAGCCGGCAACGTAGGTACCGCCGCTGGTGCCAAAGCATTGGCCGATGCCGGTGCCGATTGTGTGAAAGTGGGCATTGGTCCCGGTAGCATTTGTACCACCCGCATTGTAGCTGGTGCAGGTGTACCACAAATAACCGCCGTAATGGAAGCCAGCGCAGCCCTCAAAGCCAAGGGTGTTCCTGTAATTGCAGATGGTGGTATCCGCTACACCGGCGATTTGGTAAAAGCATTGGTAGCCGGTGCCAGCACCGTGATGATGGGTGGCGTATTTGCCGGTACTGAAGAGAGCCCCGGCGATACCATCATTTACGAAGGCCGTAAGTTTAAGCAGTATCGCGGCATGGGCAGCATTGGTGCCATGCAAAAAGGCAGCGGCGACCGCTATTTTCAGGATGTGGAAGACGGCATTAAAAAACTGGTACCCGAAGGCATTGAAGGCCGCGTAGCCTACAAAGGCCATCTGAGCGAAGTGATACACCAATACACCGGTGGCTTGCGGGCAGGTATGGGCTACTGTGGTGCTGCAGATATCAACACCTTGCAGGAGAAAGCGCAGTTTGTACGCATTACCAGCGCCGGCATAAAAGAAAGCCATGCCCACGATATTGAAATTACACGTGAGGCACCCAACTATAGCCGCTAA
- a CDS encoding TonB-dependent receptor, whose amino-acid sequence MAQCTLSIAGTVTDEDTKQPLSAATITIMETGEKGMTDATGRFLLKGICPGNYTVKVTHNQCRPVQMHVHVQKDVQLSFVMPHTVNELQEVTVVAAANAKSGAIGAELKGKEMDASRGQSLAEALQRLSGVTMLQTGTNIAKPVIHGLHSNRVLMLNNGIRQEGQQWGSEHAPEIDPFIANRLTVIKGASTLRYGADAIGGVVLVEPKLLRYQPGIGGEISAGFFSNNRQAFMSGMVEGNAKKHPAFSWRVQGTYKRGGNAQTPNYWLANSGMQEMNFSTAAGWKKPNKGLELFYSQFNTKLGIFSGSHIGNVTDLMNIINNGQPPSYVTNTDFSYSIDRPYQQIQHHLAKAKAFVKTGANSRLNAILSYQYNWRREYDIKRFSSSSNVPQMDIGLQTIGADVVWDHYAGKQIRGSVGVQSSYQFNSYTQRFFIPNYQAINAGVFAIEKYSKKQFAAEIGVRYDVRSIFDIHRNNGRTYYDRNYGSLSANGGASYHLNDWITAAINLSTAWRAPQVNELYSDGLHHGSARIEKGNPNLNPERANSVMLSLNVQRKNWQAEVVWYHKQINDFIFLRPTFPPQLTIRGAFPTFLYDQTNARISGVDFSSQYAFNSHIAWQLKASFVRAFDKKANDWIIQMPADRFENALTYQFADGKRWKDPFIKLQWQWVLEQTRVPATGDIEVTLPNGSKQMASDYAAPPAAYHLLGMEAGITQTIGKKSVKWLLTGSNLLNTVYRDYMNAFRYYADEMGINIAFKVQVPIGQ is encoded by the coding sequence ATGGCTCAATGTACACTCAGTATTGCCGGCACTGTAACCGATGAAGACACGAAGCAACCGCTGTCGGCGGCTACCATTACCATTATGGAAACCGGCGAAAAAGGGATGACAGATGCAACCGGTCGTTTTTTGCTCAAAGGCATTTGCCCCGGCAACTACACCGTGAAAGTAACCCACAACCAATGTCGCCCGGTGCAAATGCATGTGCATGTACAAAAAGATGTGCAGTTGAGTTTTGTAATGCCGCATACAGTAAATGAACTGCAGGAAGTAACCGTGGTGGCGGCAGCCAATGCCAAATCTGGCGCTATTGGTGCTGAGCTGAAAGGAAAAGAGATGGATGCATCGAGAGGACAATCATTGGCCGAAGCATTGCAGCGTTTGAGTGGCGTAACTATGTTGCAAACGGGTACCAATATTGCCAAGCCCGTGATACATGGCCTGCACAGCAACCGGGTGCTGATGCTCAACAACGGCATTCGCCAGGAAGGCCAGCAATGGGGTAGCGAGCATGCACCGGAAATAGATCCGTTTATTGCCAACAGATTAACCGTTATTAAAGGCGCCAGTACACTGCGCTACGGGGCAGATGCCATTGGTGGTGTAGTGTTGGTAGAGCCCAAACTGCTGCGTTATCAACCGGGTATTGGTGGCGAAATTTCTGCTGGTTTTTTCAGCAATAACCGACAGGCATTTATGTCGGGTATGGTAGAGGGCAATGCTAAAAAACATCCTGCTTTTTCGTGGCGGGTGCAGGGTACGTACAAGCGTGGCGGCAATGCCCAAACGCCCAATTATTGGTTGGCCAACTCCGGCATGCAGGAAATGAATTTTTCTACCGCTGCCGGTTGGAAGAAGCCCAACAAAGGTCTGGAATTATTTTACAGCCAGTTCAATACCAAACTCGGAATTTTCTCTGGATCACACATTGGCAACGTAACAGATTTGATGAACATCATCAACAACGGACAGCCACCTTCATACGTCACCAATACAGATTTTTCATACAGCATCGACCGGCCTTATCAGCAAATACAACACCATTTGGCCAAGGCCAAAGCCTTTGTAAAAACGGGAGCCAACAGCCGTTTGAATGCCATTCTTTCTTACCAGTACAATTGGCGCCGAGAGTATGATATCAAACGCTTCAGTAGCAGTAGCAATGTGCCCCAAATGGATATTGGTTTGCAAACCATTGGTGCCGATGTGGTATGGGATCATTATGCAGGCAAGCAAATACGCGGTTCGGTGGGTGTGCAGTCTTCGTATCAGTTCAACAGCTACACGCAGCGGTTTTTCATACCCAATTATCAGGCCATTAACGCTGGCGTATTTGCGATTGAGAAATACAGTAAGAAGCAGTTTGCTGCAGAGATTGGTGTGCGGTACGATGTTCGCAGCATCTTCGATATTCACCGCAACAACGGCCGCACTTATTACGACAGAAATTACGGTAGCCTGAGTGCCAACGGTGGTGCCAGCTATCACTTGAACGACTGGATCACTGCAGCCATCAACCTGAGTACTGCATGGCGGGCACCACAGGTAAATGAACTATACAGCGATGGCTTGCATCATGGTTCAGCCCGCATCGAAAAAGGCAATCCGAATCTCAATCCGGAGAGGGCTAATAGTGTGATGCTGTCGCTGAATGTGCAGCGTAAAAACTGGCAGGCAGAAGTGGTTTGGTACCACAAGCAAATCAACGATTTCATTTTTCTGCGACCCACATTTCCGCCACAGCTTACCATTCGTGGTGCATTCCCCACGTTCTTGTACGATCAAACAAATGCCCGTATCAGCGGAGTTGATTTTTCATCGCAATATGCATTCAATAGTCATATTGCCTGGCAGTTGAAAGCATCGTTTGTAAGGGCTTTTGATAAAAAGGCAAACGACTGGATTATTCAAATGCCTGCTGATAGGTTTGAGAATGCTTTGACTTATCAGTTTGCAGATGGTAAGCGTTGGAAAGACCCATTCATCAAATTGCAATGGCAATGGGTGCTGGAGCAAACAAGGGTGCCGGCTACCGGCGATATAGAAGTTACGCTACCCAATGGCAGCAAACAAATGGCCAGCGATTATGCAGCTCCACCGGCTGCCTATCATTTGCTGGGCATGGAAGCAGGCATTACGCAAACCATTGGCAAAAAGTCGGTGAAGTGGTTGCTCACAGGTAGCAATTTGCTCAATACGGTGTACCGCGATTACATGAATGCTTTCAGGTATTATGCCGATGAAATGGGCATCAACATTGCTTTTAAAGTGCAGGTGCCCATAGGTCAATAA
- a CDS encoding DUF202 domain-containing protein, giving the protein MNKDLILREKLALQRTIMANQSTFLAFLRTAMYFLVAGISINHLIDMKDGGIVEYSFMVIAAILLIIGIVNYLYHRRKIKESEQHIGDYKMAYLEADDE; this is encoded by the coding sequence ATGAACAAAGACCTCATCCTCCGCGAAAAGCTGGCGCTGCAGCGTACCATTATGGCCAACCAAAGTACGTTTCTGGCCTTCTTGCGTACGGCCATGTATTTTCTGGTGGCGGGCATCAGCATCAATCATTTGATTGATATGAAAGACGGCGGCATCGTTGAATACAGCTTTATGGTCATTGCGGCTATCCTGCTCATCATTGGTATTGTCAACTACCTGTACCACCGCCGCAAAATCAAAGAGAGTGAGCAACACATTGGCGATTATAAAATGGCGTATCTGGAGGCGGATGATGAGTAA
- a CDS encoding DUF1304 domain-containing protein has translation MQIVITVLIILIALEHFYFMYFEMFTWETIGKKTFKSLPAHLFTPTKALAANQGLYNGFLAAGLVWSLLIENTKWQSHVACFFLSCVIVASVYGAVTASKKIFFVQALPAIVALLLLLSN, from the coding sequence ATGCAGATCGTCATTACAGTATTGATTATCCTCATTGCGCTGGAGCATTTTTATTTTATGTATTTCGAAATGTTTACCTGGGAAACCATTGGCAAGAAAACCTTTAAAAGTTTGCCGGCACATTTATTTACACCCACCAAAGCACTGGCAGCCAATCAGGGATTATACAATGGATTTCTTGCAGCGGGTCTCGTTTGGTCGTTGCTGATAGAAAATACCAAATGGCAGTCACATGTAGCTTGTTTCTTTTTGAGCTGCGTCATTGTTGCGAGTGTATATGGTGCTGTAACGGCCAGCAAAAAAATATTCTTTGTACAAGCCTTGCCGGCTATAGTGGCTTTGCTTTTGTTGTTGAGCAACTAG
- a CDS encoding DUF1501 domain-containing protein, whose amino-acid sequence MKRRSFLQQTLQGVTLPALVGGFSVKAFGEASPFFDMFGLAEDTDHVLVLVQLNGGNDGLNTVIPLDQYSLYNNARSNIAIPESKVLSLTNNKATGLHTAMTGMQSLYNDGKMAIVQAVGYPSPNFSHFRATDIWMSASDSNQFVNSGWAGRYLNQYYPNYPSGYPNSNMPDPVAIQIGSVTSLALQGPAVNMGMSITNPSSFYNLVNGVQDTAPNTPAGKELTYIRTVARQTQQYADTIKTAAAKVVQQSAYPTGNSLADQLKIVARLVKGGLKTRVYMVSMGGFDNHANQVNNTDKTTGTHANLLKTLSDAVKAFQDDLKFLGVEDRVLGMTFSEFGRRIKSNGSVGTDHGAAAPVFLFGKNVQPGVVGTNPIIPANPTVQDNVAFQYDFRSVYASILESWFCVDKTTIQGLLLKNFQRLPVVNGAGCGITPPATSAGKIRNYPNPFESQTTIEFTSNGGHTLLQVIDMTGRVIAVLLDKEYAGPTTDRVVFQGGTLPAGSYYARLQNGTDTKVCLMMKLR is encoded by the coding sequence ATGAAAAGACGTTCCTTTTTACAACAAACACTACAAGGCGTAACACTGCCTGCATTGGTAGGTGGTTTTTCGGTAAAAGCTTTTGGCGAAGCCTCTCCGTTTTTCGACATGTTTGGCCTGGCGGAAGATACTGACCACGTGCTGGTATTGGTGCAACTCAACGGTGGTAATGATGGCTTGAATACAGTCATTCCGCTGGATCAGTACAGCCTCTATAACAATGCCCGCAGTAATATTGCCATTCCGGAAAGTAAAGTGCTTAGCCTCACCAACAACAAAGCCACCGGTTTGCATACTGCCATGACGGGCATGCAATCTTTGTACAACGATGGTAAAATGGCCATTGTGCAGGCTGTGGGTTATCCTTCGCCCAACTTTTCACACTTCAGGGCTACAGATATCTGGATGAGTGCCAGCGATAGCAATCAGTTTGTGAATTCTGGTTGGGCAGGCCGCTACCTCAACCAATACTATCCCAATTATCCATCGGGTTATCCCAACAGCAACATGCCCGATCCTGTGGCCATACAAATTGGTTCGGTTACATCTTTGGCGCTGCAAGGCCCGGCGGTAAACATGGGCATGAGCATTACCAACCCTAGTAGTTTTTACAATTTGGTAAATGGTGTGCAAGACACAGCACCCAATACACCTGCAGGTAAAGAACTTACTTACATCCGCACCGTAGCCCGGCAAACTCAACAGTACGCCGACACTATTAAAACTGCTGCTGCCAAAGTGGTGCAGCAGTCTGCGTACCCAACGGGCAACAGCCTGGCCGACCAACTCAAAATTGTAGCCCGGCTGGTAAAAGGCGGTTTAAAAACAAGGGTGTACATGGTAAGCATGGGTGGTTTCGATAACCACGCCAATCAGGTAAACAACACCGATAAAACCACAGGCACCCATGCCAACTTGCTGAAAACACTCAGCGATGCAGTGAAAGCATTTCAGGACGACCTGAAGTTTTTGGGGGTAGAAGACCGGGTACTCGGCATGACCTTTAGTGAGTTTGGCCGGCGCATCAAAAGCAACGGCAGCGTAGGCACCGACCATGGTGCTGCAGCTCCGGTTTTTTTGTTTGGTAAAAATGTACAGCCTGGTGTAGTGGGCACCAATCCTATTATTCCTGCCAACCCTACCGTGCAGGATAATGTGGCTTTTCAATACGATTTCCGCAGTGTGTATGCCAGCATTTTGGAGAGTTGGTTTTGTGTAGATAAAACCACCATTCAGGGCCTGCTGCTCAAAAACTTTCAACGCTTGCCGGTGGTCAATGGTGCGGGTTGTGGCATTACACCACCTGCTACCAGTGCGGGGAAAATCCGTAACTATCCCAACCCGTTTGAGAGCCAAACCACTATTGAATTTACCAGCAATGGTGGCCATACCTTGTTGCAGGTGATAGATATGACTGGCCGGGTAATAGCGGTGCTGCTCGACAAAGAATATGCGGGCCCGACCACAGATAGGGTGGTTTTTCAGGGCGGTACTTTGCCTGCAGGCAGTTACTATGCCCGCCTGCAAAACGGCACCGACACCAAAGTTTGCCTCATGATGAAGCTTCGTTAA
- the dprA gene encoding DNA-processing protein DprA gives MPTELEYRIALTQVPQIGCVAAKTLLQHFGNATDIFKAKKSMLSAIDGIGTVRAESIKQYTDFELCSSEVAFIEKHHIQPLCLLDEAYPKRLLNCYDSPTMLYYKGEANLNQSRIVSIIGTRKNSDYGKHCVQELMESLAAHEVLIVSGLAFGIDTLAHRDALKHKLPTVAVLAHGLQTIYPAENKKLAKQMLEEGGGILTEFMSGTGPDKHNFPTRNRIVAGMADATIVVETDVKGGSMITAELANNYNRDVLAYPGKITDSRSRGCNHLIKTNKAALITSGQDVLEMMNWLPQEKKAPAQRSLFIELSADERILYDLLQPSPLHIDEINLRSQLSASAVATALLTLELQGVVASLPGKMYKLL, from the coding sequence ATGCCCACCGAACTCGAATACCGTATTGCCCTCACACAGGTACCACAAATTGGTTGCGTAGCGGCCAAAACATTGCTCCAACATTTTGGTAACGCCACCGATATTTTCAAAGCCAAAAAATCGATGCTCTCTGCTATCGATGGCATTGGCACAGTCAGAGCAGAAAGCATCAAGCAATACACAGATTTTGAGCTATGCAGCAGCGAAGTGGCTTTTATCGAGAAGCATCACATACAACCTTTGTGCTTGCTGGATGAAGCGTACCCAAAGCGATTGCTCAATTGCTACGACAGCCCCACCATGCTGTATTACAAAGGCGAAGCCAACCTCAATCAAAGCAGGATCGTATCCATCATTGGCACTCGTAAAAACAGCGATTACGGCAAGCACTGTGTGCAGGAACTGATGGAAAGTTTAGCAGCACACGAAGTACTCATTGTAAGTGGGCTGGCATTTGGTATAGACACATTGGCCCATCGGGATGCGCTGAAACATAAATTGCCGACCGTGGCAGTGTTGGCACATGGCTTACAAACCATCTATCCTGCGGAAAACAAAAAACTCGCCAAACAAATGCTGGAAGAAGGTGGCGGTATACTTACCGAATTCATGAGTGGCACCGGCCCCGACAAACACAATTTTCCTACCCGCAACCGCATAGTAGCGGGCATGGCCGATGCTACTATTGTAGTAGAAACGGATGTGAAAGGTGGCAGCATGATTACCGCCGAACTGGCCAACAATTACAACCGCGATGTGCTGGCCTATCCCGGTAAAATAACGGATAGCCGCAGCCGTGGCTGCAACCATTTGATTAAAACCAATAAAGCAGCACTCATTACCAGTGGACAAGATGTACTGGAAATGATGAACTGGCTGCCACAGGAAAAGAAAGCACCGGCACAACGCAGTTTGTTTATAGAGCTGAGTGCAGATGAACGGATACTGTACGACCTTTTACAACCATCACCCTTGCACATTGATGAAATCAATTTGCGCAGCCAGCTCTCCGCCTCTGCAGTAGCTACTGCACTGCTGACACTGGAGCTGCAGGGTGTAGTAGCAAGCCTGCCGGGAAAGATGTATAAATTGCTCTGA